One window of Trifolium pratense cultivar HEN17-A07 linkage group LG5, ARS_RC_1.1, whole genome shotgun sequence genomic DNA carries:
- the LOC123884266 gene encoding suppressor protein SRP40-like, whose translation MSDSAKSSPTETDVVPSPQMAINAIPLNTIPATSPTMRRKSVAKKAKSSRTNTNPSSPAAIKTRKGKKGKGESSKPFTMSELHIDPLPSSGVATPVSNPTVENVTASGKISVNLGLNTPKSDKTLGVETSDMSENLGKSATDKETVPDKAVNDNPEVILVNETTTSDKAIPAHSEASAEEAAETVEGEPDGQEGEGTSGSEDGSEDEMEDSDENVLTSGLLTVFA comes from the exons ATGTCTGACTCGGCCAAATCTTCACCAACAGAGACAGATGTTGTACCATCACCACAAATGGCGATAAATGCTAttcctctcaacaccatacctgccacaagtccaacgatgaggagaaaatcTGTTGCAAAGAAGGCTAAATCATCGCGAACGAATACAAATCCTTCCTCTCCCGCTGCAATTAAAACACGTAAAGGCAAGAAAGGGAAAGGTGAATCGAGTAAGCcttttacaatgtctgaacttcACATTGATCCACTACCATCAAGTGGTGTTGCAACGCCTGTCTCCAATCCTACAGTTGAAAATGTTACTGCATCTGGTAAGATTTCTGTTAATTTAGGTCTTAATACACCAAAATCTGATAAAACCCTAGGTGTAGAGACCTCTGATATGtctgaaaatttggggaaaagt gctaCTGATAAAGAAACTGTTCCTGATAAAGCTGTGAATGATAATCCAGAAGTTATACTTGTTAATGAAACTACTACCAGTGATAAGGCTATTCCTGcacattctgaagctagt GCTGAGGAGGCTGCTGAGACTGTTGAGGGTGAGCCAGATGGACAAGAAGGTGAAGGAACTAGTGGCTCTGAGGATGGCTCTGAGGATgagatggaggactctgatgaaa atgttctcacatctggacTGTTGACTGTTTTTGCATGa